Below is a genomic region from Paludicola sp. MB14-C6.
TTTCAACCATTTGTGCAAACAATGTATTCGCCCAAGCAAACCATTCTCTTGTGAAATTATGAGGATTATTTACATCAAATCCTTCGTGCATAAAGTTTGTTCCTGCATGAGTGGTAGCAATCATATTCAGACAATCTGCAATTTCATCCGGATTGGTGCTGGTTAATATCTGCATGGTTAATGAAATGTGCCAAATATAATTGTTTGGTGTATGTGGGCTACCGATTCCTTTAGCGGCAGTACCTTCATAATAGTAAGGGTTATCCTTGGATAGAATGAATTTTCTTGTGTTTTGGTAAATTGGATTGCTAGCATTGGTATATCCTAAATAAGGTATTGCTAGTAAGCTAGGAGAGTTAGCATCGTCCATTAAGTTATGGTTACCAAATCCATCTGTTTCATATGCAAAGATTTTTCCGTATTTGTAATGGTCTACAATACCATAAGTTTGAATACCATTGTCGATTTCAGAAGCTAAAGTAGTGCAAGTATCTGCTAATACTTGATCAGAATAACCGATAGTGCACAATTCAGCTGCGTATTTTAATGCAACAACCGCCATCATATTAGAAGGAATTAAATATCCAAATGTACAAGCATCATCTGAAGGACGGAATCCAGACCATGTCATACCTGTATAATTTACAGGACGACCTTTTCCATTGTTCACTAAAGTATCTGTTTCAACGCAATCAACACGAGTAAAGAAATATGGAGAGGATTCGTGATGCTGTTCTGTTTTAAAGGTAGCAACAATGGTTGCAATCATTTTCTTGAATTCGGATGTAAAAATAGAGGAATCCTTTGTTGATTGATAATATTCGTGGGACAAATATAAAGCAGCACATAATGAGTCAATTTCATATTTACGTTCCCATACCCATTTGCTTTCAAAATTAGTAGAGTCTTTATAGCCATGTTCATTTACTTTTTCTTTTGCATTAAATGCGTTCGCATAAGGGTCTAAATTGATATAATAAGCATGTTTAGCAATTACACTTTTTAAAATAGCTTTTAAGTCTTCATCTTGACTTGCATATTTAATATATGGTTTTAATTGTGCAGCACTATCACGAAGCCACATTGCAGGGATATCACCTGTAATTACAAAGTAGCTATCATCTTCTAGTTGTTGTACTGTTGTTTCAATAGTGTTTAAAAAGCATTGTTTGATGAGTGGTGCAAGTTTTGGATATTTCGCTTGTACAATTGTTTCGAGCTCATTAGCTCTTTCTAATAAAATTTTAGGTGTATTCATATTCAATATCTCCTCTGATTTTTACTTTTTTACTTGGCTGACTATCTTATTATGTTTCTCACAAATCCAGTTGCATTATACAATGAAATGAACTAAAAATCAATAGAATTGCTTGCTTTCTTGTTTATTTGAAGATTGAAAATGAAAAGAAGTTTGCTTTTGGCAAACTTCTCTTATATCATTTATTTTAGTTTGATTTTTTTAGGATCATAACGATTGATTGATGCATTATTTGCGGTTGGTTTTAATGGCTCTTTCCATTTATCTACTAGCTTTTTAAAATCTTCGCCTTTTACATCAAATAAAATAGATTCACGCATTTTATCAAACTGGCTAGGATCTTTTGTTACATCATAGCGAATTGCTACATAGTAAGCATCTTCATCTGGAATAACGACTGCTTTACCATCTGGTTTTAAATCGTTGAAAACAGCTTTTACAACCTTTTCAGATGGAACTTTTGAATCCTTTTTGATGTATTGCTTTGTATCTTCATCTTTTAGAATTACATCGTCTTTAGCATTTGGATTATGTTTTGATCCAGCTTTATAATGAATAAATGCATCTTGAACTTCATTATAAGATTTACCTTGTTCGTTGATAAGTTTTGCATATTCATCAGCTTTTGCTTTTAACGTTTTATTGTTTGTTTTTTGTTCATCTGTTAGTTTATCGCCGGTTTCTAAAGGAATTTTAAGCATATTTACACTTGCAAAGTTTTCTTTAAAATGGATTAACAAGTTTGCATTGGATACTTCTTCGATTCCACCCTTGCCATAATATTTTTCAAATATTACAGATTCTTTTTGTTGGTTGATAGAAACCAAGTTCATTGTTTCTTTGCTAACGCCATTTGGTTCATAGTATTTTCCAACTTGTTCCCATTTGTCATCAGTACTTTTCTTAATCATTTTTTGATCAGATTCTGTTAACTTTAAGCCTAATACTTCAAATTGGTTGTCAATTGCAACGTAACGATCAGCAGTTGCTTTTGCAGAGTCAATAATCCATTGCTTTGCGGGCTTTTTGTCTAAGGTTTGTTTCATTAAGTTTTTGATATCAGATTTAATGTCCTTATGATACATTGCTTGAGAATAAGCATCCATAGTAAATGCTATGTAAAGGCCGGATGGGATTTTTTTACCGTTGTAATCATACGCCCAGGTTGTATCCTGGCAAGCTGTTAAAGAAAGCATGGTACACGCAATGATTAAAACAGCTATCATTTTTTTCATCATTTTCATTAATGTTCCTCCTAGATATGAGTACAAATGAGTTTGTATAGTATAACCCTATGTATCAACATATTTTTTTCATACAACAATTAAATTTATTATACATTCTTTTGTATATATTGTCTAGTAGTTTATGATAAATTTAACAAATGGGTATGAAATTTTACATTAACATTTGTTCTATTTTCACGATAGCATTCATTTAAAATTTACAGTTAAAATAACTTTGTAAAGCAATTAAATAGTAAGGTTATATTATGTAAAATAATAAATCGCCCAACCAAACGATTGGGCGATTAGCAAATTATTGTTTTGCAGTTTTGTTATTTAATTTGAATAACGGTTTACATATTGCAACGCTAAAGATAGCCGCAGAAGCAATTTCTAAAAGAGCGTTAAGGCTTACGATTGCTAAGAAAACTTGTTGTAATGGAAACGCTTTGAAAAATGCCCATAAACAACCCAAAACCATAATGGTGTGAAGCAACGTTCCAATAATTGCAGAAACTGTAATTGCAATATAGCCTTTTTGATCCGCTTTTTTTATAAGCAAAAATAAATATCCTACGATTACGCCTAAAAGAATACGAGGTAAGATACACATTACAATAGAGCCTAATGGGTTTCCGCTAGCAAATGGTGAAAACAACATATCACCAGGATTTCCACTCCAAATTGCACGAATCATACTCATAATTCCAAATGAAAATCCAAGTATTCCGCCATAAGTCGGACCTAATAAAATAGCACCGATGATTACGGGAATATGTAAGATTGTCATTGAGATTGGTGGAATCATGATAAATCCTAAAGGTGTGAATGTTAAAACAGCGATGAGTGCTATCAAAATAGATAGCTGAGTAAGTTTAAGCGTACTCATAGGGCTTTTACGAATGGTTGACATAAAGTATTCCTCCTTGCTAATACTCTTTCATAACGAAAGATGCATTGCAAATAAATTTATATAAACAGATACACTTATTTGTATTATTTTCTAGGTTGGAAAACAAATTCTTAGTACAAATTAGTGTTACTCTGCATATACCATATGGGAAAATTATTATTTTGTTTTAGTATTTTTATAATAAATGTCCAATAACCCGTATAATACAAGGTTTGGATTCGTGTTAATCTTTGATTTACAATGTGGAACAATATTTTCAGCAATGCCACCTGTTACAACGACTGTAGCTTCTTGCCCGATTTCTGCATTCAAACGTTCAATCATGCCATCAATCATACTGGCGGTTCCAAAAACAATACCGGAACGCATGGAATCTATACTATTCGTTCCAATTACAGTATGTGCATTTTCAAACTCAATATGAGGGAGTTGTGCAGTATTTTTTGAAAGTGCATCCAAAGAGATATTTACGCCGGGCATAATAGAAACGCCCAAGAAAAACTTATCTTTGTCTAAAACAGAAAATTTTGTTGCTGTTCCTAAATCCACAATAATACATGGCATTTTATAACGGTTCATTGCAGCAACTGCACTGCAAACCAAGTCAGCACCTAATATTCCAGGGTTATCAATGCGAATATTTAAGCCTGTTTTTGTTCCGGGAGAAACAGTAAAAACTTTGCATCCCAATAAAGAAGAAATTGCCTTTTTTAATGTAGGTAGTAAAGGGGGAACAACACTTGATATAATTGCACCATCAAATTTATCAACAGAATACCCATGAAATTCGATTACACCTTTAAAACTAATTGCATATTCATCCGGCATCTTATATTTGTCTGTGCACAAGCGAGTTACAAAAAGAAGTTTGTCATCTTCAAATCCGCCAAGTACAATGTTTGTGTTTCCGACATCTACTGTAAGCACCATTATAATCATTCCTTTCTCGATCTGGTGTCTTGCGTTTTTGTGGTTTATATTATATTCTTTTTATCGTTATTCGTCAAGTTTAGAAGAATTCAATACTCACTTTCTTACCTGTTTTTTGCAATTCTTTGGCTAAATCCTTAATCAAATTCAGCTTTAATCCAAGAGAAACAGGCATTCCTGGGTTTTGATGTGCTGGGTTTAAGGCTTGACCTACTAGGAAGTGAATCTCTGTACACTCTTCCAGCATAATCCTTGTAAGCCTTGTTGCACCATCCTGTTTGTTTAAAGCAAAATGTTCTAAATTATCTTGTCCACTTTCGGTAAAAAGCTTCATGTATTCTAAGCATTTTCTTAATGTCAAAACACCTTCTGTTACTAAATCAATGCCTGAAATTTTTGCAGTAGGAGGAACGGCTGGGTTTTCGTAATCAATTTGTACATCAAGCTCTTTGCCTGTAATTCGGCTTACAATTTGAGAAGTAGTTCCACCGCAAACAACCTTAAGCCCTTGATTATACATCAGCTTATCAACAACTACTTTGTCTAAATCCGAATTCATTGGAGGTCCGACCATTACGGTAAGAGGCTTAATTGGCTTGATTCGCATTGCACATACGGTAGAATCGTCACCCGGTTTATCCATATAAAGCGTGTTGACACTTGCAAGAAGCTTTCTACATAATGTACGAGGTGTTACCTCACTGTTCATATTTTCTTTAATGTATCCAACAATGTTATCATATTGCCATCCTAAATCCAGCAATCGTCCAACTCCGGCGTGAACTACGCCGTCAGAAAAAGAGACAATCATATCATTTATTTCTGCTTGAAAATAGCTGATGTAGATTGTTTTTCCTTCGATACTTAATTCATCACGTTGAATTGGCGTAACGATATTGTTTTTTAAATAAACCGTTGAAGGGTTATCAAATTCGGCAAGATAAACCATTCCGCTGTTTTCAATTTTAACGATTGTAAACGTGGAATATGCAATGCCACGTTCACTACAAACGGGGAGGGTAGAGGCAATAGTTTCAACGGCTTCTACAAGTGTTGCTCCTTTTGCAAGCATGGTTGCAATGATTTTACTCGTAAGGGTAGATAGAATGTTGGCTTTTACTCCACTTCCTAGCCCATCTGCTAATACTGCTAAAAAGAAATCATCTTGCCGAACAATTTCAACTTTATCACCACAAAGCTCTTCGCCATATTTGAATAGGCTTTCGTGGGCTTCATCAATAAATAATTTCATATTAAGCCTCCGAAATATCTTTGATGGAACGCTTTAAGTTCGTTAGCGCAACCTTGGTTTCAGCAGTTGTTTCACCTAAAAGACTTGCAATTTCTTGAGCAACACGCATTTGTTTCTCAATTACATTTTGAGCGACATCAACTGTGCTAAATCGAAGCTTAGCCAATTCTTCTTTATTCTTTTCTTGCTCGCTAATATCTTTGGCAAAAGCAATAAACATATTGTTCTTTTGAACATAAATTACTGTGATTTCCACTTTGATTTCTTCCGTATACCCATTTGAAATGCATACAATAGGAACTTGTTTTATCTTAGCCTCTTCAAAAGCAGCAAGACCATATAAAGCTGGAATAATTTCTCCAATGATTTCTGCTCGAGTTACACCAAACAACTCTTCTGCTTTTGGGTTTAAATCAGTAACAAGCATCATTTCATCGAATGAAATAATACCATTTGGTGAATTTTCAATCACTAATGATGACATGTTTTCAGCACGTTCACGTAAGAATGGCAAACACATTGTTACATCGGCTTTCTTTTGAAAAACAGCGATTGCTTTTTGACGACAAGTCGGGTATCCACAGCTACCACAATTTAGCTCTTGTTCTACTGTAGTCTTACCGATTTTAGCAAGAATTTCTTTTATTTGTGCTTCTGTTGGCATATCTTTCATTGCTTTGCGATTTGTAAAGACACGAGGATGTGAAAACTCAACTTGCGCAGATTTTGCAGGCATATCATCAATTGGTAATTTATCAGCTTTGAGTTTTGCGGTAGATTGTAAAATGCTTTTTTGATGCATTCTCATAATTGGCCCACCGATGCAGCTGCCGGCGCAAATGTTTGCTTCAATAAATAGACCACTTATTTCTTCCTTTTGCATAGCGGTAAAGAATTCAATGCAGCGATCAATTCCATCAACAGAAATGGGTGTATATTCATAAAAGTCCTTTGGCGGAATGGTTTTAATAATGCCTTCTTGTTTTGGATAGATACGTGAAATTGGTTCAAGAACTCCGACTGTATGCTCATCTCTTTTACAAATTGGTATATGTTCTTCTTGCAGCCATTCGTCAATATCTTGGAAGGTTAATACTTCATTGACTAATCCACCTGAAAGCGGATCTTCAGCTTCGTACATTTTAGAAAGGCAAGGTCCTATAAATACAACCTTGATGTCACCATAGGTTTCTCTCATTAAACGTGCATGAGCCATCATAGGGGAAGATACAGGCGCAAGCATTTTGATTAAAGATGGAAAATGACGCTCGATTAGCATTACAATAGAAGAGCAAGCGGTTGCAATAATGTTTTTCATTTGTCCGTTTTGCATTAACTTTGCATATTCCTTTGAAACACAAGCTGCACCGATAGCCGTTTCTTCAACGCCAGCAAATCCAAGCTGTTTTAGGCTTTGACTAATTTGAGAAAAACTTTGTTGATACCAACCAACATAAGAAGGCGCAAGGCTGACGTAAACAGGCTTTTCGGAAGCCAGTAATTCTTTCACCTTATCTGTGTTTCTTCGAAAGTATTTTGCACCTTTAGGACAAGTTTCCATACAATTTCCGCAAAGAACACATTCAGTATCAATTATTTTCGTTTTAGAATCCTTAAACTCAATTGCTTTTAATGGACATTCCCGAATACATTTATAGCAGTTTTGACAGTTTGACGCATTTAACCGAATAATACTCATATCTTATCCCCCATTCATTTGTGGAAAACACACTGCACACATTATAAATCATAATACAATCCCAAATAGTTGTTTTGAATATCGTTTGCAGGGAACGCATTGTATGTGTTTCGAATGTTATTTATAAAATTTCAATTTAGTTGGTTTGATTATTTTTTAAAGCAATTGCTTTGTTATAGATTTCTTCGTAAAAAATTTTTTCTGCGTTGGAAAATCCAACATTATTGACTGGAGTCCCATCAATTGTTGTTGCAATTCCGTTTAAGCAACAGCCAAGACAAAACGAAGCTTTCAATTTTACAAAGTCTTCTAATTTATTTCGTTGAATCAGTTCTTCGAATGTTTTGATAACTTGATATGATCCTTTCATATGGCAAGAGCTACCCACACAAACTTTAACCTCTATCATAGTAAAACCCTCCTAAAGAAAAATGACCAATATGTTATTTTTTTAACAATCTAATTTTATCATTTAATAAATCAAATTGCAATAATAATGGACAGAAAAATGCTTCTTTCTGTCCGAATAAAATGTTATCTTGATTGATAAATAAGTAATTCAAATTCAATCGTTGTTGTCAGCTCATTGAGTGACATTAAACGTTCCGTATCTTCCTTTGATGTTTTATAATAATAAGGAGTCATTTGAAATAAATTCATAATATCTTCGTTATTGGATAAATGAATTTGTGATTTCACTTTTTCCTTGTTTAACAGAGTAAACCCGTCTAGTTCATACGGCTTAACCTCATTTTTATAAGGATTTTTGTAAACTGCTTGTTTTAATTCAAATAGGTGATTTTCAGCGGGTATAACCAATATCATAATCCCATTTTTCTTTAATACACGATGAAATTCTTCACCGCAATATGGGGCAAACAGCTCCATCAATATATCGCAATACTCCGTCTCAATAGGCAGATGAAAAACGCTGCCCACAGCAATTTGAACAGTAGATGCATTGATTTGTTTCATCCGCTTTGCAGCGTATTTCAAGGCTTCTTTGGAAATATCGATTCCAAGTATAGAAGGCGTAATGCCATTATTGTGAATTGCTTGATAGATTCCTTGTGTGTAGTAGCCTTCCCCACACCCAACATCTGCAATAGTAGGCTCATTCAGTTGATGTTCTTTTATAATATGGACCAGCTCGTTAGATAGGGTATCTAATAGCGGTTGATAAAACCCTTTGCTTAAGAATTGGTTTCTCGTGTCGACCATCAGTTTGTTGTCACCGGGTGCTTTGGAATTCATTTGATTGGAAGGCAGTAGGTTTACATAGCCGCTTTTGGCAATATCAAAGCAGTGATTATTTTCACAGAGATAACTTTTATTTTCTATTTTTAGCGCTTGCTTGCAAATGGGGCAAGTGAAATATGCCATTGTATCAGTCCTTTTTTATAAAATCATAGCATAGAGTGAAAGACTATTCGAATAAATTGACATCAAAATACATTAATGTTAATATTGTTGTGAAGTAGATGCTGTGTGGTGAGGTGTCGCAATGAAAAGAAAGTTATGTGTGCTCATAGTGAGCTCAATTTTTCTTATGTTACTTTTAATAAGTTGTGAGGAATCGAGAAAAAATAATCAATCAAGTAATTTAACGTTGCAGGAGGGCGTGGCTACACCCTTAAGAATTGGAAAAGGCCCAATGAAGGTTGAATTCGTAAAACGATATACTTTAAAACAAGCAATCCAAGAGGCGGATGTTGTGGCAATTGTTGAAATTACATCTTGGCTTTCAGAAGAAAATTACTCTTATCATACTTATTTCAAAGCAAAAATGATCAACCAACTCATTAACAAAATAGATAACAACTTAGAGGATTTTACCTTGGTTCAACATGGTAGTTCAAAAGCTACACTTGCATCATATCCCTTGTTTCAAAAGGGTGATCAGCTTTTGTTATGCTTAAAGAAAAATAAAGATGGTGTCTTTTATATTGTAGGCGATTTGCATACTTCAATGCAGTATCGAAGTAATGAAAATCAAGAATATCTATTACCATTTGTTGCTCTCATTGATGAATTTTCTGAAAGCCTTGTTGCGTCCCTAAATAGTTATGTACCAGATTTGGGTGTTATTGAGCAACAACTAAACAAAGAGTTGCTTGCATATGCACCAAAGGAATTTTTTCATGGTGGAGATTATAAGCCATTAAATAAAAGACAACCACATTATGCAGATAAACTATTAGAGCAAATACAAAAGCAATATCCATAATATTTTTATTCAGACATCATCTGTTTAGATGGTGCCTTTTTGATTTAAATAATATCCTTAGTAATATTAGCATAAAAGTGAATTGTTTTCAACAATATAACTAGTTGTTAATAGGATTGTACTATATTTGAAAGTATGTTATACTATAGTTTGTGTTGCAAAAAAATCGAAATAAATGAATTTTATTCAGAACATAAAAAACAATAAGATAAATGAGATAAATAATGGAGGATAAAAATGATTACAGTATCAGATGTGAGCCTAAGTTTTGATGGCTCAGATTTATTTAAAGAAGTAAACCTGAAATTTTTACCGGGAAACTGTTATGGTATTATTGGTGCAAATGGAGCAGGTAAATCTACTTTTTTGAAAATTTTAAATGGAGAATTAGAACCGACAAAAGGTGACGTTATTATTCCGCCTAAAGTTAGAATGTCCGTATTGAAACAGGACCATTATGCGTTTGATGAATATACAGTTATGGATACCGTTATTATGGGTAACAAAAGATTGTATGAAATTATGCAGCAAAAAGATGCATTATACGCAAAACCTGACTTTTCTGATGAAGATGGAATTTTAGCTGGTGAGTTGGAAGCAGAATTTGCAGAAATGGACGGATGGGAAGCAGAGTCTGATGCTTCAAAGTTAATTCAAGGCTTAGGCTTAGAAGAATCTATTTTGTATAGCACGATGAGCAGCTTAAATGGTAATGAGAAAGTAAAGGTATTACTAGCACAAGCATTGTTCGGTAATCCTGATATCATCCTATTGGATGAGCCTACAAACCATTTGGATATTGCAGCAATTTCATGGTTGGAAGACTTTATTATGGATTATCATGGAACTGTTATTGTTGTATCTCATGACCGTCACTTTTTAAATACAGTATGTACCCATACCGTTGATATTGACTTTAATCGCATAAAAATGTATGTTGGTAACTATGAGTTTTGGTATGAATCCAGCCAGTTAATTCAACGTATGCAAAAGCAACAAAACAAGAGAAATGAAGAAAAAATTAAAGAGTTGCAAAGCTTTATTGAACGTTTCTCTGCAAATAAATCAAAATCTAAACAAGCAACTTCTAGAAGAAAATTATTAGATAAACTATCAGTGGAAGAAATGCCTGCATCCAGCCGCCGTTATCCGTTTATTGGATTCAACATGGATAGAGAAGCTGGAAAAGATATTTTAACTGTGAATGAGCTTTCTAAAACAATTGATGGTGTTAAGGTGTTAAACAATGTTTCTTTTATTGTTCGTAAGGGCGAGAAAATTGCATTCGTTGGTGAAAATGAAATTGCAATTACAACATTGTTCCGCATTTTAGTAGGCGAATTAGAGCCGGATGAAGGCTCATTTAAATGGGGTATTAGTACTTCTCAAAGCTACTTCCCAAATGATAACAGCGAATACTTTGACGGGAATATGCAATCCATTATTGATTGGTTAAGACAATATTCTCAAGATGAAACAGAAACTTATCTTCGTGGTTTCTTAGGCCGTATGCTTTTCTCAGGTGACGATGTTTACAAACCGGTAAACGTTTTATCTGGTGGTGAAAAAGTAAGATGTATGTTCTCCCGTATGATGTTGTACGGTTCTAATGTACTAATTTTAGATAGACCAACAAACCATTTAGACTTAGAGTCTATTACTGCTGTAAACAACGGTTTAGTGGACTATAAAGGTAATATTTTATTTACTTCTCATGACCATGAGTTTATTCAAACGATTGCCGACCGTATTATTGAGATTACGGAAGACGGCATTGTTGATAGATTCTCAACTTATGACGATTATATTTCAGCAAAATCAGGACAAGTACAAAGCTAATAAAAGCGAGCCATATGGCTCGCTTTTTGCATATTTGATTGATCGGTAATGGTAGTGATACTACTATGAACATATCTTATTATTCAATAGGAGGTTTTGTTATGGACATTTTGGTTTTAGGTGGAACAAGATTTTTCGGCAAACATTTGGTTGAAGCACTAATTGAAAAAGGGCATCAAGTTACAATTGCTACTCGTGGTCTTGCAAAGGATCCTTTCGGGGAGAGGGTTAATCGAATGATTATTGAAAGAACAAATCCCGAAAATTTGAAGCAATCTTTTTTAGGGGCACATTATGATGTGATTTATGATAGCTTGGCATATTGCTCTCAAGACGTCAAATATATTTTAGATGTTGTAAATTGTGATAAATATATTATGACTTCCTCAACCGCTGTGTACAATAAGCATATTGACACCAAAGAAAATGAGTTTGACCCGCTTCAAAAAGAATTAGTATGGTGCACGAGAAATGATTTTCTATATGATGAGTGTAAGCGTCAAGCAGAATGCGCACTACGGCAAAAGTATCCCCAAGTGAGTGCGGTTGCGGTACGCCTTCCGTTTGTGATTGGCAAAGATGATTATACTCAAAGGTTATCTTTTTATATTGAACATATGATGAAAGAAATACCTATGTGTATTGATAATATAGATAATCAAATGTCTTTTGTCCGTTCTGATGAAGCCGGAACATTTCTTGCATTTTTAGCGGATGAAGCGTATTGTGGCGCAATTAACGGTAGTAGTGAGCAGACGATTTCTATTAAAGAAATATCAGATTATGTTAAGGTTAAAACAGGAAAGTCTATTATCTTAACTTCTACAGGCGATAAAGCACCATATAATAGTGAAAATGAGTATAGCATAAATATTGATCAAGCTAAGAGCTTAGGATTTATGTTTACACCATTAAAAGAATGGATATTTGATTTAGTCGATTATTACATTCAACAATTTATCAAGTAGAAGTAAATAAATAGGAAACTTTCCATCCTAATTATCTCTTACCAATGGTAATAAATGCGTAATAGAGTATGAATGTTTAAGTTTGGATAAAAATACTTATTTTTTATCTGACTGAGTTCGATATTTATCGGATTCAGTCTTTTTATATGTTATAAAATCAGTAGATAAATATAAATTTAACCTGCATGGTAAGTAATTGTTAATAAAAAATATAAGAAAAGTTAATTAACTATTTTGCCGAATCACTTTACATTACATATATATTACAGTATAATATTTACATAAAGTAAAACAGATTACAGTATATTTATAGAAATTATGGTGGTATTGTGGTTGAGTATAAATATAAAGCAAAAGATTTTAGCGGGAAAAATCAAATAGGTACTATTCACGCTGAGAATTTGAATGATTTTTATGTAAAATTACATGAGAAAAATTTATTTTGTATTTCTGTAAAAGAAACACCTTATAATAGTGATACTACTGTCGCTATTAGTGCAACTTCTTACAAAAACAAAATTGGGGTAAAAGATATTTCTATATTTTGCCGTCAGTTTGCAACCATGCTTAATTCGGGATTAACAGTAGTTAAGTGTTTAGATATTTTATATCGTCAAGCTGAAAGACGAAAAATAAAAACTGTTTTATTAAACTTATATGAATCCATAAAAAAAGGGAATTCATTATCAGCAGCCATGAAAGAACAGGATAAATCATTTCCTCAATTGTTAATCAGTATGGTGGAAAGCGGCGAGGCAAGCGGAACGTTAGATGATGTTATGTTAGCTATGTCAAGTCATTATGAAAAGGAAAAGGCTTTAAAACATAAAATAACAACGGCTATGATTTATCCTATTGTGTTAATAATCGTTTCTATTATATCTGTAACAATTATTATGGTAAAAGTTGTACCAACTTTTATTAGTTTATTTGGATCTAGAACGAACTTACCATCTCCAACAAAAATCTTGCTTTCCATAAGTAGCTTTATGA
It encodes:
- a CDS encoding glycoside hydrolase family 125 protein, whose product is MNTPKILLERANELETIVQAKYPKLAPLIKQCFLNTIETTVQQLEDDSYFVITGDIPAMWLRDSAAQLKPYIKYASQDEDLKAILKSVIAKHAYYINLDPYANAFNAKEKVNEHGYKDSTNFESKWVWERKYEIDSLCAALYLSHEYYQSTKDSSIFTSEFKKMIATIVATFKTEQHHESSPYFFTRVDCVETDTLVNNGKGRPVNYTGMTWSGFRPSDDACTFGYLIPSNMMAVVALKYAAELCTIGYSDQVLADTCTTLASEIDNGIQTYGIVDHYKYGKIFAYETDGFGNHNLMDDANSPSLLAIPYLGYTNASNPIYQNTRKFILSKDNPYYYEGTAAKGIGSPHTPNNYIWHISLTMQILTSTNPDEIADCLNMIATTHAGTNFMHEGFDVNNPHNFTREWFAWANTLFAQMVESVICK
- a CDS encoding ECF transporter S component, yielding MSTIRKSPMSTLKLTQLSILIALIAVLTFTPLGFIMIPPISMTILHIPVIIGAILLGPTYGGILGFSFGIMSMIRAIWSGNPGDMLFSPFASGNPLGSIVMCILPRILLGVIVGYLFLLIKKADQKGYIAITVSAIIGTLLHTIMVLGCLWAFFKAFPLQQVFLAIVSLNALLEIASAAIFSVAICKPLFKLNNKTAKQ
- a CDS encoding type III pantothenate kinase, whose translation is MVLTVDVGNTNIVLGGFEDDKLLFVTRLCTDKYKMPDEYAISFKGVIEFHGYSVDKFDGAIISSVVPPLLPTLKKAISSLLGCKVFTVSPGTKTGLNIRIDNPGILGADLVCSAVAAMNRYKMPCIIVDLGTATKFSVLDKDKFFLGVSIMPGVNISLDALSKNTAQLPHIEFENAHTVIGTNSIDSMRSGIVFGTASMIDGMIERLNAEIGQEATVVVTGGIAENIVPHCKSKINTNPNLVLYGLLDIYYKNTKTK
- a CDS encoding SpoIIE family protein phosphatase, whose translation is MKLFIDEAHESLFKYGEELCGDKVEIVRQDDFFLAVLADGLGSGVKANILSTLTSKIIATMLAKGATLVEAVETIASTLPVCSERGIAYSTFTIVKIENSGMVYLAEFDNPSTVYLKNNIVTPIQRDELSIEGKTIYISYFQAEINDMIVSFSDGVVHAGVGRLLDLGWQYDNIVGYIKENMNSEVTPRTLCRKLLASVNTLYMDKPGDDSTVCAMRIKPIKPLTVMVGPPMNSDLDKVVVDKLMYNQGLKVVCGGTTSQIVSRITGKELDVQIDYENPAVPPTAKISGIDLVTEGVLTLRKCLEYMKLFTESGQDNLEHFALNKQDGATRLTRIMLEECTEIHFLVGQALNPAHQNPGMPVSLGLKLNLIKDLAKELQKTGKKVSIEFF
- a CDS encoding [Fe-Fe] hydrogenase large subunit C-terminal domain-containing protein translates to MSIIRLNASNCQNCYKCIRECPLKAIEFKDSKTKIIDTECVLCGNCMETCPKGAKYFRRNTDKVKELLASEKPVYVSLAPSYVGWYQQSFSQISQSLKQLGFAGVEETAIGAACVSKEYAKLMQNGQMKNIIATACSSIVMLIERHFPSLIKMLAPVSSPMMAHARLMRETYGDIKVVFIGPCLSKMYEAEDPLSGGLVNEVLTFQDIDEWLQEEHIPICKRDEHTVGVLEPISRIYPKQEGIIKTIPPKDFYEYTPISVDGIDRCIEFFTAMQKEEISGLFIEANICAGSCIGGPIMRMHQKSILQSTAKLKADKLPIDDMPAKSAQVEFSHPRVFTNRKAMKDMPTEAQIKEILAKIGKTTVEQELNCGSCGYPTCRQKAIAVFQKKADVTMCLPFLRERAENMSSLVIENSPNGIISFDEMMLVTDLNPKAEELFGVTRAEIIGEIIPALYGLAAFEEAKIKQVPIVCISNGYTEEIKVEITVIYVQKNNMFIAFAKDISEQEKNKEELAKLRFSTVDVAQNVIEKQMRVAQEIASLLGETTAETKVALTNLKRSIKDISEA
- a CDS encoding (2Fe-2S) ferredoxin domain-containing protein, translating into MIEVKVCVGSSCHMKGSYQVIKTFEELIQRNKLEDFVKLKASFCLGCCLNGIATTIDGTPVNNVGFSNAEKIFYEEIYNKAIALKNNQTN
- a CDS encoding putative RNA methyltransferase; its protein translation is MAYFTCPICKQALKIENKSYLCENNHCFDIAKSGYVNLLPSNQMNSKAPGDNKLMVDTRNQFLSKGFYQPLLDTLSNELVHIIKEHQLNEPTIADVGCGEGYYTQGIYQAIHNNGITPSILGIDISKEALKYAAKRMKQINASTVQIAVGSVFHLPIETEYCDILMELFAPYCGEEFHRVLKKNGIMILVIPAENHLFELKQAVYKNPYKNEVKPYELDGFTLLNKEKVKSQIHLSNNEDIMNLFQMTPYYYKTSKEDTERLMSLNELTTTIEFELLIYQSR